One Sphingomonas limnosediminicola DNA segment encodes these proteins:
- the xseA gene encoding exodeoxyribonuclease VII large subunit: MSMDLPDETRAGLLANVAPGDNSPPLSVSELSGALKRTIENAFGQVRVRGEISGFKRHASGHCYFTLKDENACIDAVIWRGNAQGLAFRPEDGAEVIATGKLTTYPGRSKYQIVIERMELAGEGALLALLDRRRKALAAEGLFAAERKRKLPFLPQVIGVVTSPTGAVIRDILHRLEDRCPTRVILWPVAVQGEGAASRIAEAIRGFPLLEPRPDLLIVARGGGSIEDLWAFNEEEVVRAASESPIPLISAVGHETDTTLIDFASDLRAPTPTAAAEIAVPVRAELYAQLSELQHRAQHCLSRRVERGRERFELTVCRWPEPATIFAPVVQRVDELGDRLPRSLAARAASARGDFNLVAGRLRRDLIDTRIERLSEKLTAAWKMAELVHPERPLSKGYVRVTSRDGRTLTRASDARTENRLTLHFGDGNVDAAVDAEPRAPVQVERKARRPYIAPQPGLFDTPEE, encoded by the coding sequence ATGTCCATGGATCTCCCTGACGAAACGCGCGCTGGCCTGTTAGCGAACGTCGCCCCCGGCGACAATTCGCCGCCGCTGTCCGTCAGTGAGCTTTCGGGCGCGCTCAAGCGGACGATCGAGAATGCGTTCGGGCAAGTGCGCGTGCGCGGCGAAATCTCCGGCTTCAAGCGCCACGCGTCCGGCCACTGCTACTTCACGCTGAAGGACGAGAACGCCTGCATCGACGCCGTGATCTGGCGCGGCAATGCGCAGGGCCTCGCCTTCCGGCCTGAAGACGGTGCGGAGGTCATCGCGACTGGCAAGCTGACCACCTATCCGGGCCGCTCGAAATATCAGATCGTCATCGAACGGATGGAGCTTGCGGGAGAGGGCGCTTTGCTTGCCCTGCTCGACCGCCGTCGAAAGGCGCTGGCCGCGGAAGGCCTGTTCGCCGCCGAGCGAAAGCGCAAGCTGCCGTTCCTGCCGCAGGTGATCGGTGTGGTAACTTCGCCCACCGGCGCAGTCATTCGTGACATCCTCCACAGGCTTGAAGATCGTTGTCCGACCCGCGTAATTCTTTGGCCGGTTGCCGTGCAAGGAGAGGGCGCTGCGTCGCGCATCGCAGAGGCGATTCGCGGCTTCCCCCTGTTGGAGCCGAGGCCCGACCTTTTGATCGTCGCACGCGGCGGCGGGTCGATCGAGGACCTGTGGGCATTCAACGAGGAAGAGGTCGTGCGCGCCGCCTCCGAATCGCCGATCCCGCTCATCTCGGCGGTAGGGCATGAGACGGACACCACCCTGATCGATTTTGCGTCTGACCTCCGCGCGCCGACGCCGACGGCGGCGGCGGAGATCGCCGTGCCCGTCCGCGCCGAGCTTTACGCCCAGCTAAGCGAACTCCAGCACCGCGCGCAGCACTGCCTGTCGCGCCGGGTCGAACGTGGCCGCGAGCGCTTCGAACTTACGGTTTGCCGCTGGCCCGAGCCGGCAACGATCTTTGCGCCCGTGGTCCAACGTGTCGATGAACTCGGTGATCGCCTGCCGCGATCGCTGGCAGCGCGCGCAGCAAGCGCACGCGGCGATTTCAACCTCGTCGCCGGCCGGCTTCGCCGCGATCTCATCGATACGCGCATCGAGCGCCTGTCGGAGAAGTTGACGGCCGCCTGGAAGATGGCGGAGCTCGTCCATCCCGAACGGCCGTTGTCCAAGGGTTATGTTCGCGTCACCAGTCGCGACGGCCGGACGCTCACGCGCGCAAGCGACGCGCGCACGGAGAATCGGCTGACGCTGCACTTCGGCGATGGGAATGTCGACGCGGCCGTCGATGCCGAACCCAGGGCGCCGGTGCAGGTTGAGAGAAAGGCGCGGCGCCCCTACATCGCGCCTCAGCCCGGCCTTTTCGACACGCCGGAGGAGTGA
- a CDS encoding DUF2093 domain-containing protein, producing the protein MLMSGSGKAARVHYLPGTFRLLTDGDHVVCAVTGERILLHELKYWSVERQEPYLDAEASLKAEQAAAQR; encoded by the coding sequence ATGCTGATGAGCGGAAGCGGCAAGGCCGCACGCGTCCATTACCTGCCCGGCACCTTCCGTCTTCTGACCGACGGAGATCATGTCGTCTGCGCCGTTACGGGTGAGCGGATCCTGCTGCACGAGCTCAAATATTGGAGCGTCGAGCGGCAGGAGCCATATCTCGATGCAGAAGCAAGCCTGAAGGCCGAGCAAGCCGCCGCGCAGCGTTAG
- a CDS encoding TonB-dependent receptor domain-containing protein gives MKLDFRQRLLTTTLLVGASMIASPAFAQDAPPATPSPPDNSATPTAPETTTPVEGQTVVPSTSATGENVKGSQDIVITGTRIPQPNLTSASPVTVLSSQEVKLQGTTRTEDLINSLPQSFASQGSNISNGSTGTATVNLRGLGSVRTLVLVNGRRLQPGDPRQGSVADINFIPSSLVKRVDVLTGGASSVYGADAVSGVVNFIMDTNYRGLKIDAQASTFMHNNDASDRILNADVARGYRPPHGMNINGGAQDVSAVFGAGFDDNRGSILAYATYRSQDPVLQATRDYSFCSLAARTAKQGGLGSGTPPRDFNCGGSATSATGTFFTNVGTFQTQGNQFVPGSTPFNFGPYNFYQRPDERYTLGAFAEYEISPGAKPYLEAMFMDDTSNAQIAPSGDFFNTTTLNCDNGALSAQQLSVICGAAVYNPADATNFTGNYLSTFGNLVGQGAIFGKDPDGSGPLKRPLLGFGVVGGVAPATQFTDLNGNTYNQGIAYIGRRNVEGGGRQDHLNHTAYRIVAGVRGDLLRGLSYDAYYQYGTTKLEQVYLNDFSVTRLRRALDIVAVDSTGAVVAPGTAGATAVCRSVTTGEDPNCVPYNIFATGGVTPAALAYLQTPGFQTGQVKEQIANANFTFEGGEYGLQTPWSDRGIGINVGGEYRKESLSTSVDTEFQTGDLAGQGGATLPVSGSFDVRELFTEVQVPIIEHSFIEEFSITGGYRYSDYKVAGNHFSTDTYKISAELAPVRDIRLRASYNRAVRAPNVVELFATQNVALGGTVDPCAGAAPTATAAQCANTGVTAAQYGTITANPANQYNALFGGNTELSPEKADSYTAGLVIQPRWIPGLAFTVDYFNIKIKNLISTIPYQTVINNCLTTGNALTCALIHRAPGNGSLWLSPNGYVDQRTINVGGESTKGFDLNGSYAHKFGGLGTMNVSYVGTILRKLDFDTGINPGTGGQDGVFDCAGLFGNTCGTPNPKYRHKLRLGFTLPNGLGLSGQWRYFSKVDDDVLSNDADLSGAAPAPADAKIPSQSYFDLALTARIGDRYNFRLGANNILDKDPPIVGGEVANAPFGNGNTYPQVYDALGRYIFAGVTIDF, from the coding sequence ATGAAGCTCGATTTCCGTCAGCGGCTGCTCACGACCACGCTTCTGGTCGGCGCCAGCATGATCGCGTCGCCTGCCTTTGCGCAGGACGCTCCGCCGGCAACGCCCAGCCCGCCCGACAACAGCGCAACTCCGACGGCGCCCGAGACCACGACTCCCGTCGAAGGTCAGACGGTTGTTCCGTCGACGTCCGCCACCGGCGAGAACGTCAAGGGTTCGCAAGACATTGTCATCACCGGCACGCGCATCCCGCAGCCGAACCTGACTTCGGCCAGCCCGGTCACCGTGCTGTCAAGCCAGGAGGTGAAGCTCCAGGGCACGACCCGTACCGAGGATCTCATCAACTCGCTGCCGCAGTCGTTCGCGTCGCAGGGTTCGAACATTTCGAACGGCTCGACGGGTACCGCGACGGTCAACCTTCGTGGTCTCGGCTCGGTCCGCACCCTCGTGCTGGTCAACGGCCGCCGTCTGCAGCCGGGTGACCCGCGTCAGGGTTCGGTCGCCGACATCAACTTCATCCCGTCCTCGCTCGTGAAGCGTGTCGACGTTCTGACCGGCGGTGCTTCGTCGGTGTACGGCGCGGACGCCGTTTCGGGCGTCGTCAACTTCATCATGGACACCAACTACCGCGGCCTGAAGATCGACGCCCAGGCTTCGACCTTCATGCACAACAACGACGCGTCGGATCGGATTCTGAACGCGGACGTTGCTCGCGGCTATCGTCCGCCGCACGGCATGAACATCAACGGCGGTGCGCAGGACGTTTCGGCTGTCTTCGGCGCCGGCTTCGACGACAATCGCGGCAGCATCCTTGCTTACGCGACCTATCGCAGCCAGGATCCGGTTCTTCAGGCGACCCGCGACTATTCGTTCTGCTCGCTCGCAGCGCGCACGGCGAAGCAGGGCGGTCTCGGCAGCGGCACGCCGCCCCGTGACTTCAACTGCGGCGGTTCGGCGACTTCGGCGACCGGTACGTTCTTCACGAACGTCGGCACGTTCCAGACCCAAGGTAACCAGTTCGTTCCGGGTTCTACCCCGTTCAACTTCGGCCCGTACAACTTCTATCAGCGTCCGGACGAGCGCTACACGCTGGGTGCGTTCGCTGAGTATGAAATCAGCCCGGGTGCAAAGCCTTACCTCGAAGCGATGTTCATGGACGATACGTCCAATGCGCAGATCGCTCCGTCGGGTGACTTCTTCAACACCACGACCCTGAACTGCGATAATGGCGCTTTGTCAGCTCAGCAGCTGAGCGTCATTTGCGGCGCGGCTGTTTACAATCCGGCTGACGCAACGAACTTCACTGGGAATTATCTCAGCACGTTCGGCAATCTCGTTGGTCAGGGTGCCATCTTTGGGAAGGACCCCGATGGCTCTGGGCCGCTGAAGCGTCCATTGCTCGGCTTCGGCGTAGTTGGCGGCGTCGCGCCGGCGACGCAGTTCACCGACCTCAATGGCAATACCTACAATCAGGGTATCGCTTACATTGGTCGCCGTAACGTTGAAGGTGGCGGTCGTCAGGACCACCTCAATCACACCGCGTATCGCATCGTGGCCGGTGTACGTGGTGACCTTCTGCGTGGCCTGTCCTACGATGCCTACTATCAGTATGGCACCACCAAGCTGGAACAGGTTTACCTGAACGACTTCTCGGTCACCCGTCTGCGGCGAGCGCTTGATATTGTCGCGGTCGACTCGACGGGCGCGGTTGTCGCTCCGGGTACGGCTGGTGCAACTGCGGTTTGTCGTTCGGTCACCACGGGTGAAGATCCGAACTGCGTTCCGTACAACATCTTCGCTACCGGTGGCGTGACCCCGGCCGCGCTTGCTTACTTGCAGACCCCCGGCTTCCAGACCGGTCAGGTCAAGGAGCAGATTGCTAACGCCAACTTCACGTTCGAAGGTGGCGAGTACGGGCTTCAGACGCCTTGGTCTGATCGGGGCATCGGCATCAACGTCGGTGGCGAGTATCGTAAGGAATCGCTGTCGACGTCGGTCGACACCGAATTCCAGACGGGCGATCTTGCTGGTCAAGGCGGCGCGACGCTCCCGGTCTCGGGTTCGTTCGACGTCCGTGAGCTCTTCACCGAAGTGCAGGTTCCGATCATCGAGCATTCGTTCATCGAAGAATTCTCGATCACCGGTGGCTATCGTTATTCCGACTATAAGGTCGCGGGTAATCACTTCAGCACGGACACCTACAAGATCTCGGCAGAACTCGCTCCGGTTCGCGATATTCGCCTCCGCGCGAGCTACAACCGGGCGGTTCGTGCGCCGAATGTCGTCGAGTTGTTCGCGACGCAGAACGTGGCTCTTGGCGGAACCGTCGATCCGTGCGCCGGCGCTGCCCCAACCGCTACGGCGGCTCAGTGCGCCAACACTGGTGTGACTGCCGCGCAATACGGCACAATCACTGCGAACCCGGCGAATCAGTATAATGCGTTGTTTGGTGGGAACACCGAGCTCTCGCCGGAGAAGGCGGACAGCTACACGGCGGGTCTCGTTATCCAGCCGCGCTGGATCCCCGGCCTGGCGTTCACGGTTGATTACTTCAACATCAAGATCAAGAACCTGATCAGCACGATTCCGTACCAGACGGTTATCAATAACTGTCTGACGACGGGTAACGCGCTGACCTGTGCTCTCATCCATCGCGCACCCGGAAACGGATCGCTTTGGCTTTCTCCGAACGGCTACGTTGACCAGCGGACTATCAACGTCGGTGGCGAGAGCACCAAGGGCTTCGATCTTAACGGTTCCTATGCCCATAAGTTTGGCGGCCTAGGCACGATGAACGTCAGCTACGTCGGCACCATTCTGCGGAAGCTTGACTTCGATACTGGGATCAATCCTGGGACCGGTGGTCAGGATGGCGTGTTCGACTGCGCTGGTCTCTTCGGAAACACGTGCGGCACGCCCAATCCGAAGTATCGTCACAAACTGCGTCTCGGCTTCACGTTGCCGAATGGTCTGGGTCTTTCGGGCCAGTGGCGGTATTTCTCAAAGGTCGACGACGACGTGCTGAGCAACGATGCCGATCTTAGCGGTGCGGCGCCTGCGCCCGCAGACGCCAAGATCCCGTCGCAGAGCTACTTCGACCTCGCCCTCACGGCCCGGATCGGGGATCGCTATAACTTCCGCCTTGGCGCGAACAACATCCTCGACAAGGACCCGCCGATCGTCGGTGGCGAAGTCGCGAATGCTCCGTTCGGGAACGGCAATACCTATCCGCAGGTCTATGATGCCTTGGGTCGGTACATCTTTGCCGGCGTGACGATCGACTTCTAA
- a CDS encoding 2OG-Fe(II) oxygenase has product MSDPFTQAMELLLGDRPGREEIEEAGRLFERASAEGNSEASERCAMFEAFGMARPQSWTRALDMLALAASQGSRCAQDQLLLFNDNEVDPNPVEETDWVSLRAGIDIDARMQPGEKVALSEVPRVRTIKRFATAPECRFLIGLASERLVPATVFSDADGEQTHHQARDNSYLVMRIGEMNVLTEVIRHRISVATKLPVPLFEPSQLLHYAVGERFKPHHDFLDPANEAYRDTLSRFGQRIATFLIYLNDAYSGGETSFPAIGLNFRAETGDALFFANVTREGAPDPRTLHAGRPPLSGEKWVFSQWIRDRFPAA; this is encoded by the coding sequence ATGAGCGATCCCTTCACGCAAGCCATGGAACTGCTGCTGGGCGACCGGCCTGGCCGTGAGGAGATCGAAGAAGCGGGCCGCCTGTTCGAGCGTGCGTCTGCCGAAGGTAATTCCGAAGCTAGCGAGCGCTGTGCCATGTTCGAGGCATTCGGCATGGCTCGACCGCAAAGCTGGACGCGCGCGCTTGACATGCTTGCGCTGGCGGCCTCGCAAGGTTCCCGATGCGCGCAGGATCAGTTGCTGCTTTTCAACGACAATGAAGTCGATCCCAATCCGGTCGAGGAGACTGACTGGGTCTCGCTTCGTGCCGGCATCGACATTGATGCTCGGATGCAACCGGGAGAGAAGGTTGCGCTGTCCGAGGTCCCTCGGGTGCGCACCATCAAACGGTTTGCAACCGCGCCGGAATGCCGTTTCCTTATCGGTCTGGCGAGCGAGCGTTTGGTTCCCGCGACTGTGTTCAGCGATGCTGACGGTGAGCAGACGCATCACCAGGCGCGCGACAATAGCTATCTCGTGATGCGCATCGGGGAGATGAACGTGCTCACCGAAGTTATCCGACACCGCATTTCCGTGGCGACGAAGCTTCCGGTGCCCCTATTCGAGCCGTCTCAGCTGTTGCACTATGCCGTCGGAGAGCGGTTCAAGCCGCACCATGACTTCCTCGATCCGGCGAACGAGGCCTATCGGGACACGTTGTCGCGTTTCGGTCAGCGCATCGCGACCTTCCTCATCTACCTGAACGATGCATATTCGGGCGGCGAAACCAGCTTCCCTGCAATCGGCCTGAACTTCCGCGCGGAAACTGGCGATGCCTTGTTCTTTGCTAACGTCACGCGCGAAGGGGCGCCCGATCCACGCACGCTCCACGCCGGCCGCCCGCCGCTTTCCGGCGAGAAATGGGTTTTCTCCCAATGGATCCGCGATCGATTCCCAGCCGCCTAG
- a CDS encoding aspartyl/asparaginyl beta-hydroxylase domain-containing protein, with product MVQMQTLEQQADSAASAGDFNAARALLEQAAAAGPSSVALWTKLSAMCKISGDLQAALGAIDRALALAPLDFSALLARAVILDNLGDPNAGEEYGNALAQIHPDEEIPGPWQAAVAHARKRRDDWRLKLGGRLASGLPSDLSPAERVRAERFITNRTRNTRHHHQEPSDFHFPGLPEIEFYDRDMFPALPILEQAVGDIRAEFDALIAAEAAEMVPYIQYPDRVPMRQWKELNHNPKWTAIHLLQNGRRIEQNARHCPRTLEAISHMDQPEVPGASPNAMFSMLAPRTRIPPHTGVANTRLVCHLPLIVPGNCGFRVGDTTREWNVGEAFVFDDTIEHEAWNDSDELRVVLIIDLWAPALSSGDRRTVAAVIGNSGATFAGSA from the coding sequence ATGGTTCAGATGCAGACACTTGAGCAGCAGGCCGACTCGGCCGCGTCAGCGGGGGATTTCAATGCTGCCAGAGCGTTGCTCGAGCAGGCCGCAGCCGCAGGTCCGAGCTCGGTCGCGCTGTGGACCAAACTATCCGCCATGTGCAAGATTTCCGGCGACCTTCAGGCCGCGCTAGGGGCAATCGATCGGGCCTTGGCTCTCGCGCCTCTGGACTTCTCTGCCTTGCTGGCGCGTGCCGTCATCCTCGACAACCTCGGCGATCCCAATGCCGGTGAAGAATACGGCAACGCGCTCGCGCAAATCCATCCGGACGAAGAGATACCGGGGCCGTGGCAGGCGGCCGTCGCCCACGCCCGCAAGCGCCGTGACGACTGGCGGCTCAAGCTGGGCGGGCGCCTGGCGAGCGGCCTTCCATCCGACTTGTCGCCCGCCGAGCGAGTGCGCGCCGAACGCTTCATCACCAACCGCACGCGCAACACGCGCCATCATCACCAGGAACCGTCCGATTTCCATTTTCCGGGCCTGCCGGAAATAGAGTTCTACGACCGCGATATGTTCCCGGCGCTGCCGATCCTCGAGCAGGCAGTGGGCGATATCCGCGCGGAGTTCGATGCGCTGATCGCGGCCGAAGCTGCCGAGATGGTGCCTTACATTCAGTATCCGGACCGCGTGCCGATGCGGCAATGGAAAGAGCTCAACCACAATCCCAAGTGGACGGCGATCCATTTGCTTCAGAACGGCCGCCGGATTGAGCAGAATGCGAGACATTGCCCGCGCACGCTCGAGGCAATCTCTCACATGGATCAGCCGGAGGTGCCTGGCGCGTCGCCTAACGCGATGTTTTCTATGCTGGCACCGCGCACCCGCATCCCGCCGCACACGGGCGTTGCAAACACGCGCCTCGTTTGCCACCTGCCGCTCATCGTGCCGGGTAATTGCGGTTTCCGGGTCGGCGACACGACGCGCGAGTGGAACGTTGGCGAGGCGTTCGTCTTCGACGACACGATCGAGCATGAGGCGTGGAACGACAGTGACGAGCTTCGCGTCGTCCTGATCATCGATCTCTGGGCGCCCGCGCTCAGCAGCGGAGATCGCCGCACTGTCGCGGCAGTCATCGGCAATAGTGGCGCAACTTTCGCAGGTAGCGCATGA
- a CDS encoding 2OG-Fe(II) oxygenase family protein codes for MTVVTARTVDPAEVLDRAIKSLKMLDTPLPLEDVDRALKLVPSDARLWHVKGLIHREQERRDLAIPALKRATELAPSEPLIAHGYARTLLEAGLPSVDAFGRALKLAPNNPDVTRGLVASLSAIGRSAEALAGLETVLRRSPLWTEGHVLLANLRWAEGEREGFTRSFEEALAQHPNSLELRREQLAALLEAEHFEEVFSRVAEGRRMFGDHILFSSHEVAALSESGNIAEADPLFSQLAELNFSNIDMWRVRHLIRAGRPDEASSVIDRWLGSSDEDLFWAYAATAWRMTGDSRSDWLEGDQRFVGVYDITDKLPAMDRLADTLRRLHVSKSQFFGQSVRGGTQTDGHLFQRIEPEIVALRDAVRSVVAEHAAQLPAVDPRHPLLRWRPKQVDFNGAWSVRLVGGGNHANHVHPMGWLSSAFYVVLPDDFGKDKAGWLTLGEPQAQLGVGVQPHRFIEPKPGTLALFPSWMWHGTRKFDEGERITVAFDVAAGRAPGS; via the coding sequence ATGACCGTCGTCACCGCCAGAACCGTCGATCCAGCAGAGGTTCTTGACCGGGCGATTAAGTCGCTGAAGATGCTTGATACGCCGCTCCCGCTTGAAGATGTCGATCGCGCTTTGAAGCTTGTGCCAAGCGATGCCCGCCTGTGGCACGTCAAAGGCCTTATCCACCGCGAACAGGAGCGCCGCGACCTTGCCATTCCGGCACTTAAACGTGCGACCGAGCTGGCGCCCTCCGAGCCGCTAATCGCCCACGGCTATGCGCGGACGCTGCTGGAGGCAGGGCTGCCGAGCGTTGACGCATTTGGCCGTGCACTGAAGCTGGCCCCGAACAATCCGGATGTGACCAGGGGTCTTGTCGCGTCCCTTTCTGCCATCGGCAGGTCGGCGGAAGCCCTTGCGGGACTTGAGACCGTCCTAAGGCGCTCCCCGCTATGGACAGAGGGTCACGTTCTGCTCGCAAACCTACGCTGGGCCGAGGGTGAGCGCGAAGGCTTCACGCGCAGCTTCGAGGAAGCACTTGCCCAACATCCGAACAGCCTCGAACTTAGGCGAGAGCAGCTCGCCGCCCTCCTCGAGGCCGAGCATTTCGAAGAGGTTTTCTCTCGCGTTGCCGAGGGTCGCCGGATGTTCGGCGATCATATCCTTTTCAGCTCCCACGAGGTCGCGGCGCTTTCGGAAAGCGGCAATATCGCCGAAGCTGACCCGCTCTTCAGCCAGCTCGCCGAGCTGAACTTTTCGAACATCGACATGTGGCGCGTCCGGCATCTCATCCGGGCCGGTCGGCCAGACGAGGCCAGCTCGGTGATCGATCGGTGGCTGGGATCGTCCGACGAAGACCTGTTCTGGGCGTATGCCGCGACCGCCTGGCGCATGACCGGCGATTCGCGATCCGACTGGCTGGAGGGAGACCAAAGGTTCGTTGGGGTCTACGACATTACGGACAAGCTCCCGGCAATGGACCGGCTCGCCGATACGCTTCGCCGACTGCATGTGTCGAAAAGCCAGTTCTTCGGCCAGTCGGTCCGCGGCGGAACGCAGACTGACGGCCACTTATTCCAGCGGATAGAGCCAGAGATCGTTGCTCTCCGCGATGCTGTCCGCTCTGTCGTCGCCGAACACGCCGCACAGCTGCCCGCAGTTGATCCCCGTCATCCCCTTCTCCGTTGGCGACCGAAGCAGGTCGATTTCAACGGTGCATGGTCGGTCAGGCTGGTCGGTGGAGGCAACCATGCAAATCATGTTCATCCGATGGGCTGGCTAAGCTCGGCATTTTACGTCGTGCTGCCGGACGATTTCGGGAAAGATAAGGCAGGTTGGCTCACCTTGGGAGAACCGCAGGCCCAACTTGGTGTCGGTGTTCAGCCCCACCGCTTCATCGAGCCCAAGCCCGGGACTTTGGCCCTCTTTCCTTCGTGGATGTGGCACGGGACCCGGAAATTCGATGAAGGCGAGCGCATAACCGTTGCGTTTGACGTCGCTGCGGGGCGCGCGCCAGGTTCCTGA
- a CDS encoding tetratricopeptide repeat-containing sulfotransferase family protein, with amino-acid sequence MAESWQDLLQRASQLRQAGRVGEAIDAYKRVLAINSALPAAWYNLGWLQKQARAFDDALASYDRALALKIDGPEEVHLNRAVILADHLQQPDAAKRELDAALAANPRYAPALLNLGNLMEDLGDRAGARDTYQRALEVDPRDSLALARLGGLSLASGLDHDLAQRLREALAHASAPVERADLGFALAGMLDAAGEYDEAFDAASAANAASRAATGAQYNREAVERFIDRSIAAFPSPVAADESPAPVFICGMFRSGSTLLEQILGSHRKVAAAGELDLVPALAAQIPDYPNGVANAGTGVVERWRETYLAALPVRLSAEQLVTDKRPDNFLHIGLIKTLFPAAKILHTRRAPLDNLLSLYFLHLDPAMSYALDLDDAAHWLGQYRRLMAHWKALYPSDILDVDYDVLVRAPEAAVRSVLDFLGIDWEDQLLDFHQTSAPVKTASVWQVRQPLHGRSSGRWRNYEKHLFQIRALKALNEGD; translated from the coding sequence ATGGCGGAAAGCTGGCAGGACCTGTTGCAGCGCGCATCCCAGCTGCGCCAGGCGGGCCGCGTGGGCGAAGCCATCGACGCGTACAAGCGCGTGCTGGCCATCAACTCGGCGCTGCCGGCGGCGTGGTACAATCTCGGCTGGCTTCAAAAGCAGGCGCGCGCGTTCGACGATGCGTTGGCGTCTTATGATCGGGCGCTCGCGCTGAAGATCGACGGGCCTGAGGAAGTTCACTTGAACCGGGCTGTCATCCTGGCGGATCATCTGCAGCAGCCGGATGCAGCCAAGCGAGAACTCGATGCAGCGCTGGCGGCAAACCCGCGATATGCTCCGGCGCTCCTGAATCTCGGCAACTTGATGGAAGACCTCGGCGACCGGGCAGGAGCGCGGGATACGTATCAGCGCGCGCTGGAAGTCGATCCTCGGGATTCGTTGGCGCTGGCGAGACTGGGCGGCTTGTCGCTTGCATCTGGCCTTGACCATGACTTGGCGCAGCGATTGCGCGAGGCGCTTGCGCACGCGTCGGCGCCCGTGGAGCGGGCCGACCTGGGCTTTGCGCTGGCGGGCATGCTCGACGCCGCCGGCGAGTATGACGAGGCATTCGATGCTGCATCCGCAGCCAATGCGGCGAGCCGCGCTGCCACTGGCGCGCAGTACAATCGCGAGGCCGTGGAGCGCTTCATCGATCGATCCATTGCCGCGTTTCCATCGCCGGTTGCCGCCGATGAATCTCCAGCCCCGGTCTTCATCTGCGGCATGTTCCGATCCGGCTCGACGCTCCTCGAGCAAATCCTCGGCTCGCATCGAAAGGTGGCCGCGGCTGGCGAACTGGACCTGGTTCCGGCGCTCGCGGCGCAGATCCCCGACTATCCCAATGGGGTGGCCAATGCCGGAACAGGAGTGGTTGAACGCTGGAGAGAAACTTATCTCGCCGCCCTCCCGGTGCGGCTGTCAGCTGAGCAGCTCGTCACCGACAAGCGGCCGGACAACTTCCTGCACATCGGTTTGATCAAGACCCTCTTCCCGGCAGCGAAGATCCTGCACACCCGCCGGGCGCCGCTCGACAATCTTCTCTCGCTCTACTTCCTGCACCTCGATCCGGCGATGAGCTACGCGCTCGACCTGGACGATGCGGCACATTGGCTCGGCCAGTACCGGCGGCTGATGGCGCACTGGAAGGCATTATATCCCAGCGACATTCTCGACGTGGATTATGATGTTCTCGTCCGCGCACCCGAGGCGGCGGTCAGATCGGTGCTCGATTTCCTCGGTATTGATTGGGAAGACCAATTGCTCGACTTCCATCAGACAAGCGCGCCGGTGAAGACCGCCAGCGTGTGGCAGGTGCGCCAACCGCTCCACGGCCGTTCATCCGGTCGTTGGCGCAACTACGAAAAGCACCTCTTCCAGATCCGCGCGCTCAAAGCGCTGAACGAGGGTGATTAG